A genomic stretch from Xiphophorus maculatus strain JP 163 A chromosome 14, X_maculatus-5.0-male, whole genome shotgun sequence includes:
- the ino80b gene encoding INO80 complex subunit B isoform X1 encodes MGKRKDMIHPRFLGEGSSSLHSIHKRKHKKHKKHKKKHHGFVEAPEPQPIPVPIPVPVPRPPSQFRLKIKLGGQTLGTKSVPTFTVHPGVARPPSPLMILDNDVDDEDEDDDDDEPSVPLEQYRAWLDEDSNMAASPLPDMDSDSMLGRPVDEEERWLDALEKGELDDNGELKKEIDESLLTARQKALLHKQQSQPLLELPMGYKEKEMTAEMMQKREERARKRRLQAAKKAEENKNQTIERLTKTSKAKIKSLKERKSKQNQCPMVRYSDSARGIAISFPAGVPTPVPAPPPPPPAAPVNCGVAGCTNFKKYSCSKTGVPLCSLECYRKNLQLAQSAA; translated from the exons ATGGGAAAAAGGAAAGACATGATTCATCCCAGGTTTCTTG GCGAAGGCAGCTCCAGTCTGCACAGCATCCACAAGCGgaagcacaaaaaacacaagaagcaCAAGAAGAAACACCACGGCTTTGTCGAGGCCCCGGAGCCCCAGCCCATCCCTGTCCCCATCCCGGTCCCCGTCCCTCGGCCGCCGTCTCAGTTCAGACTGAAGATCAAACTGGGGGGCCAGACTCTGGGCACCAAGAG TGTTCCCACCTTCACCGTCCATCCTGGCGTGGCTCGCCCTCCCTCACCGCTGATGATCCTCGATAACGACGTGGACGATGAAGACGAAGACGATGATGACGATGAGCCCTCCGTACCTTTGGAGCAGTACAGAGCCTGGTTGG ATGAAGACAGTAACATGGCTGCGTCCCCTCTGCCAGACATGGACTCCGACTCCATGCTGGGCAGGCCCGTGGACGAGGAGGAGCGGTGGCTGGATGCTCTGGAGAAGGGCGAGCTCGATGACAACGGAGAGTTGAAGAAAGAGATTGACGAGTCCCTGCTCACCGCCAGACAG AAAGCCCTCCTGCACAAGCAGCAGAGCCAGCCTCTGCTGGAGCTGCCCATGGGTTACAAGGAGAAGGAGATGACGGCCGAGATGATGCAGAAACGGGAGGAGAGAGCCCGGAAGAGGCGTCTGCAGGCGGCCAAGAAGGCCGAGGAGAACAAGAACCAGACGATCGAGAGACTGACAAAAACCAGCAAGGCCAAGATCAAAAGCCTCAAAGAGAGGAAGTCCAAGCAGAACCAGTGTCCCATGGTTCGCTACAGCGACTCGGCGCGGGGAATCGCCATCTCCTTCCCCGCGGGCGTTCCCACGCCGGTGCCGgctcctcctccgcctccgcCGGCGGCTCCGGTGAACTGTGGCGTGGCTGGGTGCACCAACTTCAAAAAGTACTCTTGTTCTAAGACCGGGGTTCCTCTCTGCAGCCTGGAGTGCTACAGGAAGAACCTGCAGCTTGCGCAGAGCGCGGCTTGA
- the ino80b gene encoding INO80 complex subunit B isoform X2 — MGKRKDMIHPRFLGEGSSSLHSIHKRKHKKHKKHKKKHHGFVEAPEPQPIPVPIPVPVPRPPSQFRLKIKLGGQTLGTKSVPTFTVHPGVARPPSPLMILDNDVDDEDEDDDDDEPSVPLEQYRAWLDMDSDSMLGRPVDEEERWLDALEKGELDDNGELKKEIDESLLTARQKALLHKQQSQPLLELPMGYKEKEMTAEMMQKREERARKRRLQAAKKAEENKNQTIERLTKTSKAKIKSLKERKSKQNQCPMVRYSDSARGIAISFPAGVPTPVPAPPPPPPAAPVNCGVAGCTNFKKYSCSKTGVPLCSLECYRKNLQLAQSAA, encoded by the exons ATGGGAAAAAGGAAAGACATGATTCATCCCAGGTTTCTTG GCGAAGGCAGCTCCAGTCTGCACAGCATCCACAAGCGgaagcacaaaaaacacaagaagcaCAAGAAGAAACACCACGGCTTTGTCGAGGCCCCGGAGCCCCAGCCCATCCCTGTCCCCATCCCGGTCCCCGTCCCTCGGCCGCCGTCTCAGTTCAGACTGAAGATCAAACTGGGGGGCCAGACTCTGGGCACCAAGAG TGTTCCCACCTTCACCGTCCATCCTGGCGTGGCTCGCCCTCCCTCACCGCTGATGATCCTCGATAACGACGTGGACGATGAAGACGAAGACGATGATGACGATGAGCCCTCCGTACCTTTGGAGCAGTACAGAGCCTGGTTGG ACATGGACTCCGACTCCATGCTGGGCAGGCCCGTGGACGAGGAGGAGCGGTGGCTGGATGCTCTGGAGAAGGGCGAGCTCGATGACAACGGAGAGTTGAAGAAAGAGATTGACGAGTCCCTGCTCACCGCCAGACAG AAAGCCCTCCTGCACAAGCAGCAGAGCCAGCCTCTGCTGGAGCTGCCCATGGGTTACAAGGAGAAGGAGATGACGGCCGAGATGATGCAGAAACGGGAGGAGAGAGCCCGGAAGAGGCGTCTGCAGGCGGCCAAGAAGGCCGAGGAGAACAAGAACCAGACGATCGAGAGACTGACAAAAACCAGCAAGGCCAAGATCAAAAGCCTCAAAGAGAGGAAGTCCAAGCAGAACCAGTGTCCCATGGTTCGCTACAGCGACTCGGCGCGGGGAATCGCCATCTCCTTCCCCGCGGGCGTTCCCACGCCGGTGCCGgctcctcctccgcctccgcCGGCGGCTCCGGTGAACTGTGGCGTGGCTGGGTGCACCAACTTCAAAAAGTACTCTTGTTCTAAGACCGGGGTTCCTCTCTGCAGCCTGGAGTGCTACAGGAAGAACCTGCAGCTTGCGCAGAGCGCGGCTTGA
- the intu gene encoding protein inturned isoform X1 produces MRWFYNTMASVSPGLCSENALSTTQKAEEDGDTESTSSSFSSSDYNYDLEPEWLDDIQKNGELFYLELSEGEEEAALARVAASQCLSTNHVRFSEKEAEVITEQASTQRRGSRRKGEPALKKLARILGRKRRPSQRKGGKDGSRGKATSSPPASILKTQPGQQQGVTVQRRRLKEVCVYLNPKRLASSPTPLCERGGLLEALLGLVHRPAWTGGQKDRGAVLQDGRLTVHGLIPNSPAIKCGQILIGDVLLAVDDVDVSYENIERVLSCIPGPTQVTLTLETAAPADSAAPSDSSPVQKTKASPPVSQLVRLLWGEDTAELQMAIGHIPHIVMYLSLKLDSTSLQEEEEILYQYPVSEASSQLKGVRGIFLTLCDMLENVTGGHIISSSLLLGKHLVHVGYWKEHNNLLVVGLPAERVPLLSLQTVVGDVVRTLKVMYGSLNSAFCKADHALRLDHFFCLFFQQLIQPWRLRKGSPPPPDVSGSLFLDGLPAVRWLTLPPEIKMEVDTVLSDFESSDFGEMSEDFFGLRRLYVILGSCLFYKSYLIANHLPKENLLDVCLYCQHFCLLPLASEQRVGQLVIWREVFPQQRASGETAPGFSQPQGRHFLLIVGLRHFMQCVLLEAGGCASPALGSPGPDCVYVDQVKATLLQLNALEAAMEERLNVPSAPCLSCADWFLPAATTRDRLDSLASSSPVLSKLAGAIRGSPSGHRGRSLFGEKSRKSSPQRSLSDSGSEGPMDAGSGSSAAPGLSPHSTPDSGRWIGGRRDSLGSDGSGGSAGLFKMPRMKHPNPFYLGTLKKTLTARETEETYNTIKLTSGTENTLFHYVLMETVQGIFIAPTHREVAQLSGSIHPQLIRNFHHCCLSIRAAFQQSLPARGCRAADRSQRSGWGLGPVKEHGVLFQCKPENWTDQRKPAPTMTYWVIGRMLLEPVPQEFYVCFHDSVPEVPVEMAFRLSFGLGL; encoded by the exons ATGAGATGGTTTTACAACACGATGGCGTCCGTGAGCCCCGGACTTTGTTCTGAAAATGCACTTTCGACAACtcagaaagcagaagaagatgggGACACTGAATCCACATCATCGAGTTTCAGCAGCTCCGACTACAACTA TGACCTGGAGCCAGAATGGCTGGATGACATCCAGAAGAACGGGGAACTGTTCTACCTGGAGCTAAGCGAGGGCGAGGAGGAGGCCGCGTTGGCGCGGGTCGCCGCGAGCCAGTGCTTATCCACTAACCACGTCCGCTTCAGTGAAAAGGAGGCAGAGGTCATCACGGAGCAGGCCAGCACGCAGCGGCGCGGCTCGCGGAGGAAAGGCGAGCCCGCTCTCAAAAAGCTAGCCAGGATTCTGGGGAGGAAACGCCGTCCGTCTCAGCGCAAAGGAGGCAAAGACGGCAGCAGAGGCAAAGCGACTTCCTCGCCTCCAGCTTCCATCCTGAAGACGCAGCCGGGGCAGCAGCAGGGCGTGACCGTTCAGCGGCGGCGGCTGAAGGAAGTGTGTGTCTACCTGAACCCCAAGCGGTTGGCGAGTTCGCCGACGCCTCTGTGTGAAAGAGGAGGACTGCTGGAAGCTCTGCTGGGCCTGGTGCATCGTCCTGCCTGGACTGGAGGTCAGAAAGACAGAGGAGCCGTCCTACAGGACGGCAGACTGACCGTTCACGGATTAATACCAAACAGTCCAGCTATAAAATGTGGTCAAATTCTGATCG gTGACGTCCTCCTGGCAGTGGACGATGTTGACGTGAGCTATGAGAACATCGAGAGGGTTCTGTCCTGCATCCCAGGACCGACGCAG GTGACGCTGACGTTGGAGACGGCGGCTCCAGCAGACAGCGCTGCTCCCAGTGACTCCTCTCCAGTCCAGAAGACGAAGGCCTCTCCACCAGTCAGCCAACTGGTGCGCTTGTTGTGGGGGGAGGACACGGCGGAGCTCCAGATGGCCATCGGACACATCCCGCACATCGTCATGTACCTGTCGCTCAAACTGGACTCTACATCTCTGCAGGAAGAG GAAGAAATCCTGTACCAGTACCCAGTGTCTGAAGCATCCAGCCAGCTGAAAGGAGTGAGAGGCATCTTCCTTACTCTGTGTGACATGCTGGAGAACGTCACAGGAGGCCACATCATCAG TTCGTCTCTGTTGCTCGGGAAACATCTGGTTCACGTTGGCTACTGGAAGGAGCACAATAACCTGCTGGTCGTCGGTCTTCCTGCTGAGAG GGTCCCCCTGCTGTCCCTGCAGACGGTGGTTGGCGACGTGGTGCGGACGCTGAAGGTGATGTACGGCTCTTTGAACAG CGCGTTCTGCAAGGCGGACCACGCCCTCAGGTTGGACCATTTCTTCTGCTTGTTCTTCCAGCAGCTCATCCAGCCGTGGCGCCTGAGGAAAGGCTCCCCGCCGCCGCCCGACGTTTCTGGGAGCCTTTTTCTGGACGGACTGCCGGCGGTCCGATGGCTCACTTTGCCTCCTGAAATTAAG ATGGAGGTGGATACAGTTCTCTCTGATTTCGAGTCCTCTGACTTTGGAGAAATG tcagAGGACTTCTTTGGCCTGAGGCGTCTCTATGTTATACTCGGCTCCTGTTTGTTCTACAAG TCCTACCTGATTGCCAACCATCTCCCGAAGGAGAACCTGCTGGACGTGTGTCTGTACTGCCAGCACTTCTGCCTGCTGCCGCTGGCGTCGGAGCAGCGTGTCGGTCAGCTGGTCATCTGGAGAGAAGTGTTCCCGCAGCAGAGAGCCAGCGGAGAGACGGCGCCGGGCTTCAGCCAGCCTCAGGGACGACACTTCCTCCTCATAGTGGGGCTG AGGCACTTCATGCAGTGCGTCCTGTTGGAGGCGGGCGGGTGTGCGTCTCCGGCCCTGGGTTCTCCAGGACCCGATTGTGTTTATGTGGATCAG GTGAAAGCCACCCTCCTGCAGCTGAACGCGTTGGAGGCGGCCATGGAGGAGCGGCTGAACGTCCCGTCCGCTCCCTGCCTCTCCTGCGCCGACTGGTTCCTGCCTGCCGCCACGACCCGGGACCGCCTCGACAGCCTGGCGTCCTCGTCCCCCGTCCTCAGCAAGCTGGCCGGGGCCATTCGGGGGTCTCCGTCCGGGCACAGAGGGCGCAGCCTGTTCGGCGAGAAGTCCCGCAAGTCCAGCCCACAGAGGAGCTTGTCGGACAGCGGGAGCGAGGGTCCGATGGACGCCGGGTCCGGTTCGTCAGCAGCTCCGGGTCTCAGCCCTCACTCCACCCCGGACTCAGGGAGATGGATCGGTGGCAGGCGGGACTCTCTGGGATCTGATGGGAGCGGAGGCAGTGCAGGCCTCTTCAAG ATGCCCAGGATGAAGCATCCAAACCCTTTCTACCTGGGGACCCTGAAGAAAACCCTGACTGCCAGGGAGACGGAGGAAACGTACAACACCATAAA ACTGACTTCGGGTACGGAGAACACCTTGTTTCACTACGTCCTGATGGAGACGGTGCAGGGGATCTTCATCGCTCCCACTCACAGAGAAGTGGCTCAGCTCAGCGGCTCCATCCACCCGCAGCTCATACGCAACTTCCACCACTGCTGCCTCTCCATACGCGCCGCCTTCCAGCAGAGTCTGCCGGCCAGG GGTTGCCGTGCAGCAGATCGTTCTCAGAGGTCCGGCTGGGGTCTGGGCCCGGTTAAAGAACACGGGGTTCTGTTTCAGTGCAAGCCGGAGAACTGGACCGACCAGAGGAAACCCGCCCCCACCATGACTTACTGGGTAATAGG GAGGATGCTGCTGGAGCCGGTTCCTCAAGAGTTCTACGTCTGCTTCCACGACTCGGTGCCGGAGGTTCCCGTGGAGATGGCCTTCAGACTGTCCTTCGGTTTGGGTTTATGA
- the intu gene encoding protein inturned isoform X2 has translation MFNLIDGNLFSNNLEDFDSIRSVLLYSDLEPEWLDDIQKNGELFYLELSEGEEEAALARVAASQCLSTNHVRFSEKEAEVITEQASTQRRGSRRKGEPALKKLARILGRKRRPSQRKGGKDGSRGKATSSPPASILKTQPGQQQGVTVQRRRLKEVCVYLNPKRLASSPTPLCERGGLLEALLGLVHRPAWTGGQKDRGAVLQDGRLTVHGLIPNSPAIKCGQILIGDVLLAVDDVDVSYENIERVLSCIPGPTQVTLTLETAAPADSAAPSDSSPVQKTKASPPVSQLVRLLWGEDTAELQMAIGHIPHIVMYLSLKLDSTSLQEEEEILYQYPVSEASSQLKGVRGIFLTLCDMLENVTGGHIISSSLLLGKHLVHVGYWKEHNNLLVVGLPAERVPLLSLQTVVGDVVRTLKVMYGSLNSAFCKADHALRLDHFFCLFFQQLIQPWRLRKGSPPPPDVSGSLFLDGLPAVRWLTLPPEIKMEVDTVLSDFESSDFGEMSEDFFGLRRLYVILGSCLFYKSYLIANHLPKENLLDVCLYCQHFCLLPLASEQRVGQLVIWREVFPQQRASGETAPGFSQPQGRHFLLIVGLRHFMQCVLLEAGGCASPALGSPGPDCVYVDQVKATLLQLNALEAAMEERLNVPSAPCLSCADWFLPAATTRDRLDSLASSSPVLSKLAGAIRGSPSGHRGRSLFGEKSRKSSPQRSLSDSGSEGPMDAGSGSSAAPGLSPHSTPDSGRWIGGRRDSLGSDGSGGSAGLFKMPRMKHPNPFYLGTLKKTLTARETEETYNTIKLTSGTENTLFHYVLMETVQGIFIAPTHREVAQLSGSIHPQLIRNFHHCCLSIRAAFQQSLPARGCRAADRSQRSGWGLGPVKEHGVLFQCKPENWTDQRKPAPTMTYWVIGRMLLEPVPQEFYVCFHDSVPEVPVEMAFRLSFGLGL, from the exons ATGTTTAACCTCATAGATGGAAATTTGTTCTCAAATAATTTGGAGGACTTCGACTCCATCCGCAGCGTTCTTCTTTACAG TGACCTGGAGCCAGAATGGCTGGATGACATCCAGAAGAACGGGGAACTGTTCTACCTGGAGCTAAGCGAGGGCGAGGAGGAGGCCGCGTTGGCGCGGGTCGCCGCGAGCCAGTGCTTATCCACTAACCACGTCCGCTTCAGTGAAAAGGAGGCAGAGGTCATCACGGAGCAGGCCAGCACGCAGCGGCGCGGCTCGCGGAGGAAAGGCGAGCCCGCTCTCAAAAAGCTAGCCAGGATTCTGGGGAGGAAACGCCGTCCGTCTCAGCGCAAAGGAGGCAAAGACGGCAGCAGAGGCAAAGCGACTTCCTCGCCTCCAGCTTCCATCCTGAAGACGCAGCCGGGGCAGCAGCAGGGCGTGACCGTTCAGCGGCGGCGGCTGAAGGAAGTGTGTGTCTACCTGAACCCCAAGCGGTTGGCGAGTTCGCCGACGCCTCTGTGTGAAAGAGGAGGACTGCTGGAAGCTCTGCTGGGCCTGGTGCATCGTCCTGCCTGGACTGGAGGTCAGAAAGACAGAGGAGCCGTCCTACAGGACGGCAGACTGACCGTTCACGGATTAATACCAAACAGTCCAGCTATAAAATGTGGTCAAATTCTGATCG gTGACGTCCTCCTGGCAGTGGACGATGTTGACGTGAGCTATGAGAACATCGAGAGGGTTCTGTCCTGCATCCCAGGACCGACGCAG GTGACGCTGACGTTGGAGACGGCGGCTCCAGCAGACAGCGCTGCTCCCAGTGACTCCTCTCCAGTCCAGAAGACGAAGGCCTCTCCACCAGTCAGCCAACTGGTGCGCTTGTTGTGGGGGGAGGACACGGCGGAGCTCCAGATGGCCATCGGACACATCCCGCACATCGTCATGTACCTGTCGCTCAAACTGGACTCTACATCTCTGCAGGAAGAG GAAGAAATCCTGTACCAGTACCCAGTGTCTGAAGCATCCAGCCAGCTGAAAGGAGTGAGAGGCATCTTCCTTACTCTGTGTGACATGCTGGAGAACGTCACAGGAGGCCACATCATCAG TTCGTCTCTGTTGCTCGGGAAACATCTGGTTCACGTTGGCTACTGGAAGGAGCACAATAACCTGCTGGTCGTCGGTCTTCCTGCTGAGAG GGTCCCCCTGCTGTCCCTGCAGACGGTGGTTGGCGACGTGGTGCGGACGCTGAAGGTGATGTACGGCTCTTTGAACAG CGCGTTCTGCAAGGCGGACCACGCCCTCAGGTTGGACCATTTCTTCTGCTTGTTCTTCCAGCAGCTCATCCAGCCGTGGCGCCTGAGGAAAGGCTCCCCGCCGCCGCCCGACGTTTCTGGGAGCCTTTTTCTGGACGGACTGCCGGCGGTCCGATGGCTCACTTTGCCTCCTGAAATTAAG ATGGAGGTGGATACAGTTCTCTCTGATTTCGAGTCCTCTGACTTTGGAGAAATG tcagAGGACTTCTTTGGCCTGAGGCGTCTCTATGTTATACTCGGCTCCTGTTTGTTCTACAAG TCCTACCTGATTGCCAACCATCTCCCGAAGGAGAACCTGCTGGACGTGTGTCTGTACTGCCAGCACTTCTGCCTGCTGCCGCTGGCGTCGGAGCAGCGTGTCGGTCAGCTGGTCATCTGGAGAGAAGTGTTCCCGCAGCAGAGAGCCAGCGGAGAGACGGCGCCGGGCTTCAGCCAGCCTCAGGGACGACACTTCCTCCTCATAGTGGGGCTG AGGCACTTCATGCAGTGCGTCCTGTTGGAGGCGGGCGGGTGTGCGTCTCCGGCCCTGGGTTCTCCAGGACCCGATTGTGTTTATGTGGATCAG GTGAAAGCCACCCTCCTGCAGCTGAACGCGTTGGAGGCGGCCATGGAGGAGCGGCTGAACGTCCCGTCCGCTCCCTGCCTCTCCTGCGCCGACTGGTTCCTGCCTGCCGCCACGACCCGGGACCGCCTCGACAGCCTGGCGTCCTCGTCCCCCGTCCTCAGCAAGCTGGCCGGGGCCATTCGGGGGTCTCCGTCCGGGCACAGAGGGCGCAGCCTGTTCGGCGAGAAGTCCCGCAAGTCCAGCCCACAGAGGAGCTTGTCGGACAGCGGGAGCGAGGGTCCGATGGACGCCGGGTCCGGTTCGTCAGCAGCTCCGGGTCTCAGCCCTCACTCCACCCCGGACTCAGGGAGATGGATCGGTGGCAGGCGGGACTCTCTGGGATCTGATGGGAGCGGAGGCAGTGCAGGCCTCTTCAAG ATGCCCAGGATGAAGCATCCAAACCCTTTCTACCTGGGGACCCTGAAGAAAACCCTGACTGCCAGGGAGACGGAGGAAACGTACAACACCATAAA ACTGACTTCGGGTACGGAGAACACCTTGTTTCACTACGTCCTGATGGAGACGGTGCAGGGGATCTTCATCGCTCCCACTCACAGAGAAGTGGCTCAGCTCAGCGGCTCCATCCACCCGCAGCTCATACGCAACTTCCACCACTGCTGCCTCTCCATACGCGCCGCCTTCCAGCAGAGTCTGCCGGCCAGG GGTTGCCGTGCAGCAGATCGTTCTCAGAGGTCCGGCTGGGGTCTGGGCCCGGTTAAAGAACACGGGGTTCTGTTTCAGTGCAAGCCGGAGAACTGGACCGACCAGAGGAAACCCGCCCCCACCATGACTTACTGGGTAATAGG GAGGATGCTGCTGGAGCCGGTTCCTCAAGAGTTCTACGTCTGCTTCCACGACTCGGTGCCGGAGGTTCCCGTGGAGATGGCCTTCAGACTGTCCTTCGGTTTGGGTTTATGA
- the trmt10b gene encoding tRNA methyltransferase 10 homolog B isoform X2, with protein sequence MFGDFPIKIRYSFLPEMSLGLGEKQHVSSETCETDPDGVSELMDLLRMDLDPDGEQRKAEGGEAPCSKNVLRKQRHWERQLAAKKSKRKEEKQKRRLNRAQASGGDKEAAQFTKRVMKAITNERLAEARSTGQKLCVDLSMTDCMSDKEISRLAGQLRRLYGSNKKATRPFHLFLTELREDSRLYRECVRMNDGFLGYAMEITEESCLDLFPSESVVYLTPDAQEALQTVDADKVYVLGGLVDESIQKKLSLSRAAELSVRTARLPVDEYMAKKNNAKNFHSKILAVNQVFDILLMFSETGSWTQALQTWFPAGKGYVISPENSTCFPVQEQ encoded by the exons ATGTTTGGAGATTTCCCGATAAAAATAAGGTATTCTTTTCTGCCAGAGATGTCTCTGGGGCTGGGTGAGAAGCAACATGTTTCGTCAGAAACGTGTGAGACGGATCCGGATGGGGTTTCGGAGCTCATGGATCTGCTGCGCATGGATCTGGATCCTGATGGAGAGCAAAGAAAAGCTGAGGGAGGCGAAGCACCGTGTTCT AAGAACGTACTGCGGAAGCAGCGACATTGGGAGAGGCAGCTGGCTGCGAAGAAGAGCAAACGCAAAGAAGAGAAACAGAAGAGGAGGTTGAACCGCGCGCAGGCATCAG GTGGTGACAAGGAAGCAGCGCAGTTCACCAAGCGAGTCATGAAGGCGATCACCAACGAGCGTCTAGCAGAGGCTCGCTCCACCGGTCAGAAACTTTGCGTGGACCTCAGCATGACAGACTGCATGTCTGACAAG GAGATAAGCCGGCTGGCGGGCCAGTTGAGGCGGCTGTACGGGTCCAACAAGAAGGCGACTCGGCCGTTTCATCTGTTCCTGACGGAGCTGAGAGAGGACAGCCGACTCTACCGGGAGTGTGTTCGAATGAACGACGGCTTCCTCGGCTACGCG ATGGAAATAACAGAGGAAAGCTGTTTGGACCTGTTCCCTTCAGAATCTGTCGTTTATCTCACCCCAGATGCCCAAGAAG CTTTGCAGACTGTGGACGCTGACAAAGTGTACGTCCTCGGTGGTCTGGTGGACGAAAGCATCCAGAAG AAGCTGAGCCTTTCCAGAGCCGCGGAGCTGAGCGTCCGCACCGCCAGGCTCCCTGTGGACGAGTACATGGCGAAGAAAAACAACGCAAAGAACTTCCACTCCAAGATCCTCGCCGTTAATCAAG TGTTCGACATCTTGTTAATGTTCTCGGAGACCGGCAGCTGGACGCAGGCGCTGCAGACGTGGTTTCCTGCAGGAAAGGGTTACGTCATCTCACCGGAAAACTCAACATGTTTTCCTGTTCAGGAGCAATGA
- the trmt10b gene encoding tRNA methyltransferase 10 homolog B isoform X1 gives MFGDFPIKIRYSFLPEMSLGLGEKQHVSSETCETDPDGVSELMDLLRMDLDPDGEQRKAEGGEAPCSQKNVLRKQRHWERQLAAKKSKRKEEKQKRRLNRAQASGGDKEAAQFTKRVMKAITNERLAEARSTGQKLCVDLSMTDCMSDKEISRLAGQLRRLYGSNKKATRPFHLFLTELREDSRLYRECVRMNDGFLGYAMEITEESCLDLFPSESVVYLTPDAQEALQTVDADKVYVLGGLVDESIQKKLSLSRAAELSVRTARLPVDEYMAKKNNAKNFHSKILAVNQVFDILLMFSETGSWTQALQTWFPAGKGYVISPENSTCFPVQEQ, from the exons ATGTTTGGAGATTTCCCGATAAAAATAAGGTATTCTTTTCTGCCAGAGATGTCTCTGGGGCTGGGTGAGAAGCAACATGTTTCGTCAGAAACGTGTGAGACGGATCCGGATGGGGTTTCGGAGCTCATGGATCTGCTGCGCATGGATCTGGATCCTGATGGAGAGCAAAGAAAAGCTGAGGGAGGCGAAGCACCGTGTTCT CAGAAGAACGTACTGCGGAAGCAGCGACATTGGGAGAGGCAGCTGGCTGCGAAGAAGAGCAAACGCAAAGAAGAGAAACAGAAGAGGAGGTTGAACCGCGCGCAGGCATCAG GTGGTGACAAGGAAGCAGCGCAGTTCACCAAGCGAGTCATGAAGGCGATCACCAACGAGCGTCTAGCAGAGGCTCGCTCCACCGGTCAGAAACTTTGCGTGGACCTCAGCATGACAGACTGCATGTCTGACAAG GAGATAAGCCGGCTGGCGGGCCAGTTGAGGCGGCTGTACGGGTCCAACAAGAAGGCGACTCGGCCGTTTCATCTGTTCCTGACGGAGCTGAGAGAGGACAGCCGACTCTACCGGGAGTGTGTTCGAATGAACGACGGCTTCCTCGGCTACGCG ATGGAAATAACAGAGGAAAGCTGTTTGGACCTGTTCCCTTCAGAATCTGTCGTTTATCTCACCCCAGATGCCCAAGAAG CTTTGCAGACTGTGGACGCTGACAAAGTGTACGTCCTCGGTGGTCTGGTGGACGAAAGCATCCAGAAG AAGCTGAGCCTTTCCAGAGCCGCGGAGCTGAGCGTCCGCACCGCCAGGCTCCCTGTGGACGAGTACATGGCGAAGAAAAACAACGCAAAGAACTTCCACTCCAAGATCCTCGCCGTTAATCAAG TGTTCGACATCTTGTTAATGTTCTCGGAGACCGGCAGCTGGACGCAGGCGCTGCAGACGTGGTTTCCTGCAGGAAAGGGTTACGTCATCTCACCGGAAAACTCAACATGTTTTCCTGTTCAGGAGCAATGA
- the LOC102233259 gene encoding permeability factor 2-like encodes MKLCIMIVLAALLVLADGMPPINRDLNPHCRCLQVESRIIPAENLKSIKLVPEGPNCAETEVIAGLVSGEKVCLNPQSAWVKKLVQFVLERQTQKQKAAPKKTA; translated from the exons ATGAAGCTCTGCATCATGATTGTGCTGGCGGCCCTGCTGGTGCTCGCTGACG GAATGCCGCCCATAAACAGGGACCTCAACCCGCACTGCAGGTGCCTGCAGGTCGAGTCCAGGATCATCCCTGCAGAGAACCTGAAGAGCATCAAGCTGGTCCCCGAGGGGCCCAACTGCGCCGAAACAGAAGTCAT AGCCGGACTGGTGAGCGGGGAGAAGGTGTGTCTCAACCCTCAGTCCGCCTGGGTGAAGAAGCTGGTCCAGTTTGTCCTGGAGAGACAGACCCAGAAGCAGAAAGCCGCTCCCAAGAAGACGGCATGA
- the LOC111611059 gene encoding interleukin-8-like: MNSGIRCIVLLACITICSSASIMRCKCIKTISAVRTRLIADAKVYKPGPSCSLQEVIVILKDKTQLCLDPAGRQAQDIIRILEAKEMQAKAKQTSSVNTKATTAATTTTAAIITSAATTSATAAATPVAATSATATSTPTSPRSIAINQVESDESMEVGLALSEYQSLT, translated from the exons ATGAACTCTGGGATCCGGTGCATCGTTCTTCTGGCCTGCATCACCATCTGCTCCTCAGCCA GTATTATGAGGTGTAAGTGTATAAAAACGATTTCTGCAGTAAGGACCCGTCTCATCGCTGATGCGAAAGTGTATAAACCTGGTCCATCCTGCAGCCTACAGGAAGTGAT TGTCATCCTGAAAGATAAAACCCAGCTCTGTCTTGACCCAGCGGGACGTCAGGCTCAAGACATCATCAGAATCCTGGAAGCAAAAGAAAT GCAGGCAAAGGCTAAGCAGACGAGCAGCGTCAACACAAAAGCAACTACTGCAGCAACCACAACTACTGCAGCAATCATAAcatcagcagcaacaacatcagcaacagcagcagcaacaccagTAGCAGCAACATCAGCAACAGCAACATCAACACCA ACAAGCCCACGGAGTATTGCAATCAATCAAGTGGAAAGTGATGAAAGCATGGAGGTAGGTTTGGCTCTGTCGGAGTATCAGAGCCTCACCTGA